The genomic segment CTCTCATTATCAAGGGAAGGTCCTTGTGAGATTCCCTGTTGACCCTGGACAAATCTCCTCCTTTAAGAGCCTTCCATATCTCTCCAAGACAAGGATCCTCCTGCTGAGCCCGTGACAGATCTGCAGAACTCAGTTTTGGAATCATAGAAGTATCCAGAGTGGCTAAATTACAGTAAGCTTTGGGGACTGATTTAACAGATCCTCCCAATGACATGACAATCCTACTGGCAGTTGCGAAGCAGATTGACATGTCTTGCACTGGCAGCTTACACAGGGATCTCACTCCAGAGGATGATATATTAGTCCACTCCTGGTCGTTCACTTCCCTATGAGGATGACGAGACAAAGCATCGGCATCAATATTTTGTCTCCCAGGCCTGTACTTGAGACTGAAGTCGTAGGCAGAAAGAGCCGCCAACCACCTATGTCCCACAGCATCCAGTTTGGCTGTGGTCAGAACGTAAGTTAGCGGATTGTTGTCCGTCTGCACTTCAAACTTTGCTCCGTACAGGTAATCATGTAGCTTGTCAACAACAGGCCACTTTAATGCCAAGAACTCAAGTTTGTGGACTGGATAGTTTCTTTCAGAAGGCGTAAAGCTTCTACTGACAAAGGCTACAGGCCTCAACCCCTGTCCTTGGTCCTGATACAGCACCCCGCCCAACCCTTCACAGCAGGCATCAAAATGTAAGATGTACGGAAGCTGAGAATTAGCAAAGACCAATACAGGAGCCTGGGTAAGTCTCAGCTTCAACTCATTGAAAGCAGCTTCACAAGCATCAGTTTATCTACTTCCAAATGGATCCGAGGCTTTTTATACGACTCTGTCTGGGTTGTCTCCAGCCTTGATTTTCTTCAAACTCTTGTTAGGAAGACACCCTTGCAGTAACTGGTTGAGTGGGTAAGATATTTTAGAGTAGTCTTTTACGAATCTTCTGTAGTACCCACAGAAACCCAAGAAAGAACGTAACTCTGTCACGTTCCGGGGTCTGGGCCAAGACTTGACAGCTTCAATTTTGGAGGGATCAGTCGAGACACCGTCTTGAGACACGATGTGACCCACATAGCTGACAGAAGTCTGACAAAAGGTGCACTTGTCCAGGGACAACTTTAACCCTTCACCTTGCAAGCGGTCCAACACCTTAAGCAGTCTCTCCTCATGCTCCTCCATAGTCCGTCCAAAGATAATGAGGTCGTCCAAATAGACCAACACTTCCAACAGGTTCATGTCTCCCACCGTCTTTTCCATCACTCGCTGGAAAGTCGAGGGAGCTCCACATATCCCTTGTGGCATTCGCTGGAATTGGTAAAACCCCACTGGGCAattgaaagctgtcttttcttggTCCTCTTCACTCAGGGGAATCTGGTAGTATCCACTCCTAAGGTCCAATACGCTGAACCACTGACTCCCATTCAAGCAGGCCAGAGCATCTTCAATGCGTGGAACGGTGTATTGGTCAGAGATTGTGTGACGATTCAACGTTCTGTAGTCCACACACATCCTTATCTGCCCATTCTTTTCCCGGACTATGACGATGATGAAGCATAGGGGCTTCTGGAGTCTGCAATAATTCCAGCCTCTTTCAGCTTCCCCAAGTGCTGTCTAACATCCTCGATGTCAGCTGGTGCAAGCCGCCGTGACCTCTCACGAAAAGGCTTATCCTCTGTCAGTCTAATGTGGTGTTGGGTACTCTTTGAACATCCCACATCAAATTCGTCACAGAAGAAGACATCTTTTCTCTCCAACATCTTTTTGGCCAGCCGCTGTTTCCATTCTTCAGAGACTGGTGTATCGCCAAAATGAAACGAATCCTTGGTCAGTTGGATTTGACCACTACTCTCCCTGGGCTTAGAGACGGTAGGCACAACATCAACCGGAAACACATGGGCGATAGGCATTCCTCTCTTAATCGTCACTGGGCAAGAAGACATTTCTAATAGTGACTCCAATTCTTTTTGAATGTACAGCAGTAGCAGACTGCACCTCAGCTCTCACTAGAAGATCCTCGGGAAAACAGGACTCCTCAGGCTGATCCACTAACAGGGGTTTAGCAGATGTTGTGGTTGGGTATTTCAGGATTCCAGAAACCCTCACACTCTCTCCTGTAGTCAACTTCAACGGCTTAAGGCGGGGAAACCGGACGGTCCCTCTACAATCGTCAACACCACATTTACTAACAGCAATGACCTGTTCATAGCCAGTTCGGATCTCAGGATGAACAGTCAGGGTATGAAGGAAATCACTTCCCATCTTTGTCTCACAATTTCTACCAGCTTCTTTACCACAGCCGTGTTTGTTCCCACCAGAATGTTGACATCTCCTTTCATGATGGTATCGGGACAGACCAACACTAGTGCATCTATGGATTCTGCCACTCCTGCAACAGATCCAGGAAACTCCAGCTTTAAAGACAAACAGCCATCATAGGGGTATCTCTGCGAGCTCAATCCCCATTTCTCCAAATTTTAAATTGGTGTCAGTGGCAGATGCTTCAAGTGTTTCTCATAAAAGGATCTGTACAGCAGCGTTACCTGCGATCCACTATCCAGCAAAGCCTTAATATAGATACCTTCCACCTGGGTGGGAAGGACAGAGCTAGGTCCAACTAACCCGCTCAGAAGATCTACTTGCTTAACTCTTGCTCTATTGCACTTTGTGGAATGTGTCTTCCCCGGAGCGTCAGGCCGTTCCTCTACTGAGCCCCGGAGGCGTTTCCCGATGGCTGCTTCATTTTAATGAGCCGCTGGTTTACTCTCCTGAGATTCTCTTTGTTGGTGCAATCACGTTTCAGATGCCCATCTTCTCCACATCTGTAACAGATGTTAGCCTTGTTCACTGGTCTGGTTGGTGTTTTGCTCTCTGCAACCGCAGCTAGACTGTGAGTAACGGAATGATCATAGGTCACTGGTTCCTTCGCCATAGCTGACAAGTCCCTCTTCAGCATTTCTAATTCTGAATTGGCCAGATTGGTGTTACTGGATGATTAATTCTTTGCAGGGGGTACCCCAGCCACAGCTACATTTGCATACACTGAGCTCCTTTGCTTCAACATACCCTCTTCTTCTCGCACCTCTTTCATTAACTCATTGAAGGAAGGAGGAGCACACAGCTTATGGGTCATCCTCAAACGCATTGCCACCGGGTCACTTGAAAGAGCACCTCTAACTATTTGCTGCATTCGAAGACGATTCATTGCAGGGAACTCAATGCCTCTCTTCCTCAGCATACTGTGTAGCATCCTATCCAACCTCATTATGTAGGCTGAGAGCTTCTCTCCCTCACTCTGGTAAGTGCTCCGAAATTTTAACATCGAGTCTGCAGCATCCTCAGTGGTGACAAACGCTGACTCTAGCGCACTCATGTAATCACTGAAAGTAGCAGATGGGTTACCAGTCTTCTTGAATCTTACAATGTCTGCTGCAGGACCTCTGAGACACTCTACTAGTCTCTGCTTCTTGACATTGTCTGAACACTGCCACTCTTCCAGAATGTGAGTAGTCTGCTCCACCCAGACCTCATACTCATCCTCTCCATGAGGAGTGGGAATGAACTCAGAGAGGGGACGCAGCTTTCTATATCCCACTCTCTCCTCAGCCGAAGCCACATGACATGTTTGGACAAGGGAGTTTATCGCATCAACAAGCTAAGTGTCAAGCACAGGTGTAGAGGAAGCCACACTTGGAATAGCTCAGATAGCGACTTTCCCTCAGCATGCAGAAAAGACATCAGTTTTGTCTGAAACTTGTCTTCCTTTCTGTGTTTAGGTGCTTCAGCTGCGACAGGTACAACCTGCGTGTACCAAGTACCCACTTCAGATCCTCCCAGCTCCGCCGGTATAGACATCTCAGAAACCTTGCTGACTGTCTCAATCAGAAGAAACTGCCGTCGTTTAGTCTTATCAAAGAGGCGATCAATCACTTCGCATTTCCTCATTCCCAGAGCAGCATCCAGCACTTCATAAACTACTCTGTCCTCACAATCTGCAGGTACGTTGCTCAGAATGATAACTCTATCCAGCTCTAAACCTTTCTCACTGCACCAATCAATAATCTCAATAACCTCAATTTTGTTCACTTGTGTCATCAACAATATGTGCTCAGAAAAACAGGTTATAACTGGTAAGCGTCAAAGCTCCATTCACAGAAATCTTAGAGAAACACAATatacaaagcacacacacaaaaaataaaaaataaataaataaatatatacaattttttctttctcagaatCAGAACACAAGATGAATAATCTGACTtagatcccggacgagcccccacaaAATGTAGCCTTCCCCCCGGGTAGAATCTTATGGCTCACAAGTTAGAAGTCTATCTAGGGGATCTTGAATTTACCCACTACCCCGGTAAAGGCACATTCTCTTCAGTCACAGTACAACTATAACCCAGATTGTCAGATTTATGtttctgaaaataataaatgaataaaccacTACTGTGTTTCCCTTTAGATAAAAAAAACGTATTAACAAATCAATTCTTTCCACAGGAAATCACACTAAATTATGGCAGATcaataaacatgtatttattCTTCTCCGGAactcttttttttcccccctttttgtTTCTCTTTGAATTCCCAAATAATTCAATTTACAGAGTCACAACAATGAATCAACATATCctcaaaaagaataaaataaaatgtcaatgcaATAATCAAAATTTACCCAGCTGGGATTTTCAGTATACAGATGGCGCGCTAGTTGGAGCTCTTTGATGCAAAACCAGAGTACTCACGAATCAGGAGAACAAGAATTCCAGTTGTAGAATAGGAACCTCAAATCCTTACTCCTCGCCGAGATGATAACCAGCATCCATGATGACACATCCCACGACGACGCCTGAGTGGTTTTCTCTCTCAACCCCTGCACCTCGAACTTTCTCAGAGGTCAAAGTACACAGTTCTCATCGTCAGACTGACGCTCTCAGAAAACACAATTAAATGAAACCATTtatgatttgttttcatttacacacacatatttgaaaaaaaacttttataaacatGTCTCATAtgaaaatgagagagaaaaaaaactaaagtccATCAACACTTTGTTTGCGTATGAATACCATTTCAAGcccaaatacaaataattaaattatcttatttataaacaaaataaatgacagGTATACATTTagaaaactcaaaaaaaaattcCTAGGTCTCTACACTGGTAAAACAAGAGGGGTAATACAACTCTGGATATAAAGAAAGTCTATGGGAAGAAAACAAGTTTGGATTAAAACATGGCTGTTATATTAAAATGCACCCTTGGGTTTCCTCAGACTTGACAAAAGCATGACTCTTGGTTAACCACTGCTGCATTATTTTGGCTGTTTGACCACAAAGAGTTAGAGTGAAGgggaacaaaaaagaaaattagctCCTAACCCTGAATGTATAACATTGTTGTAGATGGTTTTTAAAAGATATGGGTCAAATAAAGGACTGTGTtctgttatatatatacaaattatggATTTAAGTTTAAGAATTAGAAGGAGGCAGTTATGTCCAGTAAAATTGactaacaataaaataaacatactgtaCAGTGTGTAGATAAGAATCATGTGATAAGGTGATAAGAAAACAGAGAATGTTAAAACAATTGTGTATAGTGAATCAAGTCAGCAAATGTACTGCAGAATAAATTTGACTGTGAAAAAAAGTCTTATGAGGTGACTTTTCCCACAATATAActtttttcgtttttttaataGTATAGTTAATAGTTTTAAATAGTATTTGTAATATGCTGAAGTAGGAAACAAGTGAAAGTAGTGTAGTGCCATTACACACAGCTAATCCAAGTCTTGTCAAATTTTCTTTGTACATGAGGACAATTTTAGTTATAAAATAGCTGGGAAACCAAATTTCTGCTGATTTGCTACATGTGTGTTATGTTGTCAATAACTAATGTAGTCAATGAGACCTTGTTGTAAAATGTTAtcaataaattcaatgcaaatcAGTCAGGACATTTGTTATTTGATTCATTTTGCTGAGTTCAATGAAGTTAATAAATCTGCACCAAAGAGCTGCTCCAAAAGTTTCTCAAATGAGCACTGTCAGTGCTCATGACCTCAACATATTTTTATTGCAGAAACACATTAAAATCCAAGACACGACCTGAACAAACGTTTCCAACACACAAATCAAGTGTAATATCTGAGAGAGGACCTGACTTACTATTGCACTGAATCATTCCAGGTGGCAAAATCACCCGTGGCCATCTCCCTCTGGATCTAATCAGTCAGGTACATTCTCACCCTCTAAGCCAGCACACAGACTGATATGAGTGATTTACGGGATGGAATTAAACCAATACCGATAATGACACTTTCAATGCTGTTTAGCAGCTGGTTTGTCGCTCCTATGTGTGCTCAAAGGtgtgaattttttcttttttggggttTTGAATCATGCATGGGAATTACAGTCTCAGTTTGAAATTGGTGGTATTTGCAGTGATCCGTGCTGTGGTCATTGCAGCATATTGAAGGCTAGAGAAGAGAATTTGAAGAAAAAATTTCCCACTAGCAGATGAAAACATCTCAATATGCAATTAAGATACACCTTTGGATTCCAGTCCATTGATCCTCCAGCACCTTTAAAGCTTTGTGACAGATCAGTATTGAATTATACATGCCGATTTTATTGCATACAGCTGGTATAATGATATGAAATCGACAGATTACAATATCAAGCAGAAATATACGCTACATGTAATGCATGTATCTGAACAGTCTAGATGCTTTGTATTCTGGTGGATCTAATATATCACAGTTAACTAAGCTGTTAGGAGTATTTGACAGCACATGACTAGCCATTATATGTAAAGAACTCTCGTGGAGCATATATTACTTACACATgcattgtgtgaaaaaaaaaaaaaaacctggggtCACCACAAAGGCACATTGAGGCAAAATCTTACAGGCAGTCAGGGAATAGTTTAATGTTGCCGCATATGTTCTTGAGTGGATATCAGAATATTAGCAATTTTCCCCTTTTTCTTGGGAGTTTTTTAACAATAATTCCTATTAGGGGTTgggttatatatttatttggtttgGGCTGGTTGAGAGCTGTACTTAAACCAGTACTTGATGAGAATTAAGTCTGTCATGATTTCAGAATGTTATGCAGGTGACACTAACTATATATtgccaaaaaaatttaaaaaaaaccccaatgcatattttcaataatgtagatttttgttatatttttgtagGTGCTGtgattccttttttatttaacacTTTTAATCACTCTTGAAAAGTTGGATAGCTTTATTTAGCTTGGATAGCTTAATAAAAATAGCTTTGGCTTTTCTAATAAAGtttcaaaaaagtaaaagtatgttttatttCTTGCTTGAATTGTAATGGGAAACAAATGATAATTTAAGTagcattaatatttgtattattttggaaatattgagggaaaagtttcactttgtttcatttaatactttcatttaatacagtttttaatgtgaattaataatttaattaaaattgggCTCTAGGTTTGATTTCATGATAAGACGAATGAGAAAGAGCAAACTTTATAATAGCCTACGTTAATAATAGACCACTtagatatataaataacataaaatatgtcTTAAATAGTTGTGTGTGCTGTTTGCATTATGACAAACTTAAAAATGCATCAACTCTTTTCAGACCTTTATTCAAACGTTAAATTCTGTTGGGAttaaacagtttaaaagttttattaaggTGTAAAATAAAGTTCCATTCTATTGATAGTggcctgcatgtgtgtgtgtgtgtgtgtgtgtgtgtgtacaaaaacAGGTAGCCTAaaagtttgttttattgttaaaaccattgtAACTAAAATAGGGGCTTAATTCAGTCAATTTTTTGAGTGTATCTTTAACTTTATAAGCTTTTCTAGTACTGTTCAGGTAAAACGAAATGTCTTTCACCCTCAGTGAAGGTGTTTAAATGTAGAGGGGATGACGCTTCTGTGGAGGTAACGGGAGTCAGACTGCACGTGAAGAGTGGGTTTGACATTGGGAGTTTGAAAGTGGAGAGAGACACAAGAGAGGCTTTTGCTCTCAGCCTCTCGCCAGGGAAGCATCACAGTCTATCAACCTACATGTGACTTCAGACTCTTCCACTGACATTTACATAAGCGCTGGAGATAGCGTGAGGAAACATAATGCAAAGTCTCTAGACGGGTGTGCGCACGCTGCCGGATGTTCTctctgaatgttttatttttcgtATCTGCGCCTGTAATCGGACATCGATCATGAATTATGTTTGAGAACAGTCACTGTAATGTGCTTGAACTCTAAGGAATAAAAGTTACGTGACGGATTCATTTGACATGGACTCAGCGGATGAATAAATCACTGTTATACCAGTATCCTGTCACTCAGTTTATTGTCATGTTTGCTAAAAGTCCGATGGACCGAACATCTTCACGCAATAATATACACGCACAGAGGAATTAATGAAGAACTTGTTGTTTCGGATAATTATCAGAAAGGGCTTGGAAATCTCACAATGAGGCTGAAATCATCGAGGTTAGGTTACCTGTAAGTACACTCAATATAGACTTGTGCTGAAgagttatttttatgctttaaaaaaatttaattccgTAATAAATGtacgttgttttgttttgtttttgtatttcagaTTACTTCAATTTATGACTCTGTGTTTTTACACTCAGGTAAGACTACTGCATTTTGTGTTTGCAAATAAGCATCTTAAGATAACAGGTAAACTGATGGGACTATGTTATGTGTAATGGAGTGTAATATCGGTTTAACCAGAAATGAGTTAAGGGGTGAAATCACCATCATACAGGACAACTAACCCTCTCAGAAGATTGAAGATTTTGTAAgtgtctcttaaaaaaaaaagaggaaggatgaaagaaagaaagtcaaatgtTTAGATCTGGTTTATAAATTTAGATAGTGTTAGTGGATGTTAAAAGACAAAACTGATTTAATCTGAACCAGCAGACTGTTTTCTTTAATTATATACAGCCCTGTAACTTCcacaactttttattttcatgtcaaaaatataaatttcatgtCTGACCAGAGAAGGGGGATTGTGACAAGACTTTTCAGTGTATGAAAATCAACAAAATAGGACAGTGGGGTGATAACTTTAAGAGTGACAAAcgcatttttttttatcctgacaataatttttaaagtttaggaataatttaataataatgtatcaaattttgtaaataattatagGAATAGTgcaataagtaataataataataggcctaataataaCGTGTTACAACACTACTCAGTCTTCCCATTCAAATATTTTCCAGTCAAATATAAGCAATACACATAGTAAGCAATAAAAATTTTACTCCCATTAATCTTGTGATGTTATATGTGTGCAGTAAATGTGTTATAACCGTGCAAACAACTCATTATTAATAGAGTCATTGGCAAATTGGCAAACATCTTGAAAAGACGTAAACCCCTCACTTTAAAGGTAATGGCTCTAACATGTGGGCACGGCGCATAGCTGACTTACAAAAGAAAATTGTTATGAGAACGGGCCCAAAGAGACGGGGTGAAAGATCAGTGTTGGCCGACCCCTCATTGGCATGTCATTCAGAGTGTGGATGGGGCACTTGCCCTCAGATTGCCAACCATTGCTGCAAAAAAGAATGATTTGAATCTGATAAGAAACAGTATCACCTTTATTTTCCCTAAAAAAGTGTTGTTATACATCACCACACATCTGTATGTTCTTCTATCCCATTTTTATAGATGACGATGCAGTCTGTCTCTGTACCAAATTTTAAGCACCATGTCACGGAGCAGAGTCGCCTGTCGGACAGGACGAGCCGGCGATTAACAAGGACTTATCAGCTCTATAGCCGGACGAGTGGTAAACACGTACAAGTCCTGGGCAATAAGAGGGTCAACGCCAATGGCGAGGATGGAGATATTCATGGCAAGTCTCGGTCTTTGCAAACACACTTTCCTGCATTATTTTACTTTGTCAGCTTGAAACAAcaggaaaaacatttcagttgaaGGTACTGCTTCAGAAAATCCAGTAAATGTCAATGCCAAAAAGTAACCTGCATAGTTTGAAATGGATTCTATATTGTTGAGTTTGGGAATCTCAAGAGAAACCCGTTTTGGTTCTGGAAAACACATCAGTACTCATCTTACCTCGGCCGTCTTAACATTTCCTGAATAGTTCTCCATATAATAAAGAGTTGTAGGACAGAAATATGACATGCAATTTTCTAGCCTTTTCTCTATCATTAGTTTTCATCTTTCATCTCTTCCTAAACAAATATGGTTATTGCAAATGTTCCTATATTACGTGTGAGGCAAGATGATGATCTGAAGTTTCAATCACTTGTCGAGAGCTATTCGCTCCAAGATTAcgtgtgcatttttttctttgctaaaTGGACGGTTGACATATGATTCATAGTGTGCATTGACGCTGCAAATAGGCAATGAAAAGTCAGtcttattttaatttgaactCAATGTAATTTTAAAGCTATACAGTAAGGCACCTGTTAAGTGAGCTGCGGTACTTCTTCTCCAAACAAAACAGTGGTTAGAATCCCATCCGCTGGGAACTAATTCCTGTCACCGAAGTATTTCTGCGTGTCTAGCCATCTTTCCACTCGTGCAGTCCATCCACTTTGCCCACTTTTTTGGAGGGTCATTTTATGAGGAATTTTCATAGCTTTACAACTCAACATATGAGTCAGTTTATGAAGAGAGGTGAGGTCAGCGTCATCGGTTTATACCCTTCTTTGTTACTCTTACTCTTTATACACATCTAGACTAAATATTGGCTTTTTCCGCACAGACTACTTTACAACAATGTAAATCTCAAAACTCTCCAATATGCAATCAAAAGCATCATTCATTTGTACGTATCACATGAAAGTGGAAAATTAACAGACTTTGCAATGGTTTAATAATTCCAGCTAAACTTGTTGTGGAAACCGACACGTTTGGAAGCAGGGTTCGAATCAGAGGTGCGAAAACAGGATACTACATTTGCATGAACAAGAGAGGCAAGCTTATTGGACGGGTGAGTTTAAGTAATTAAACATCTAGTGTGTTTATGTTTAATTATTCTTCAAAATGATGTTGTTGAAATCATACTTTGAGAAATATAGACAACTAAATTGGTTCGAACGGCACTAATGATATCACAGGTAAACCCATCATGCCCTTAGAACAAAATTGAGCCACATAAATCTCTCAGGCTTGAACAGTAGATTTCTGAGTTTGTCATTTCAGTCCTCCGCTGTCTGTCTCTTTTTGTTGCCAGAGGAAGGGCCGTGGAAGGGACTGCATATTCACAGAGATTGTTCTGGAAAATAACTACACGGCTTTGCAGAACGCCAAGTACAAAGGCTGGTACATGGCTTTTACACGCAAGGGTCGACCCAGGAAAGCCACGCAGACCCAGCAGCATCAGCGAGAGGCCCATTTCATGAAACGTCTTCCTCGAGGACACCTGTTAACAGAACAGAAGCCTTTTGATTTAATCCCATATCCCCCAAACAAGAGGACTAAGCACCATCAGCGCACAAGCATGAATTGAGGACAGAATCGTATCTTACACCGGAGTGCTACCTTAATTCGAGTTTAACTATGTGCATCCAGAGTTACTGGACATCATGAAGGAGTCTGTACAGGCTCAGATCTGAGATGAATCGCAGGACAATTACTGAACTGTTGACTGAACAGAGGACACTGTCAGCCTTGTAATAATGAGCAACACATCTCTGGGAATGAAGCAAGACAACAGAACACACgacacacaaacactcagaaaatgtgcaaaaattctATCTTCTGGGGTACAACAGCTAGTCACTGGGGCAGAACCCTTAAGACACTAcaggcaaaaacattgttttttttatgggctgttttgcttccataacatgttttatttcagactagtagtaaaataaattaaaaaatcacaaacCATTCACATTTAAGTGTtaattttattacagtttatccatttgcgtctgtagatgtcaataacaacacatatctttaaagctgaatttctcaaaatgagttttttcccacatgcctcatttgcatatctaaaaaaacatttctgaaaacctaacataacattaatacaaaacaattgtCTTTGTGTACTGTGATTAATCAACCGGCAAATGTATGGTGACGATTTAAATTTATATGACATAGCTTAGGGGTACATATTACTGCTCGAAGGCACTAATACGCACCTTTAAAGGTAGGTAAGGTACAAAGTTATCCCTATAAGGATTTCTGCCCCGGTCACAAGCTGTTGTACAATTTTTGCATGCTTTATTCTGAGAGTGAACATGGCAGCTACCTACTGATGATTCCAAGCATATGCAGATACACATTCCTTGATGATTGCATGATGTGTAGTGATATTATCAAAAAGCATCTTTATCGTTTGTACAtgactatatattttatattggaaGATTGTAAGAtacttcaaaatgaaaatatttattttgagagcGTGTATTAAATTCAAGTAAAAGTATTGATCAGCAGGGTCTCGGGATGTGTGATTCATTGACTCCCCAAACACCTTTTGTGGGAACTCGAAATTCGGCCCGTGATTGATTCGACTCCATTGAGATGCGCTTCTACACCAAATTTGCTTTGAAGGAGTCAGCGATCATTAGCTGACAGGTCGAATTCTCCTTCTCTCATAGATCACGCTGTATGTGTGTGGGCGCATCAAGAACACGAGCACGACAAGTGTGGGTTAAAGTCGAAGGCCTCCAGAAACAAGTCGACCAAATTGGGAGCCAGTTTCTTTCAGAGTCAGGCTTATTCAGTTGACAACAACAGCAGCCTGAGAGAAACCTCAAGGGCATGATCGGGTCTATTCAAGAGGTATACTTCCAGGACCGTATAGCTGTTGTTATGTTTTTGGCCCAGCAGTCGAACTCCCAGAAAAAGAGGCCTGAGCCTCAGATAACTGTGAAGCAATATCTGTGACAGGCCGGTCTCGATTGAATGTGCTCAGCAAGTGAGACTGGGCCTTTGAATAGCTTGGGTCTTTCACTTTAGAAGAGATGAGGTCAACCCACCATTGCCGTCCCAAACAAAGGTTACCACCGTGTAGTTGCATTTCTGCGACCCGCACACCGTAACCCTCTGATCAAATGCTCCCTTTGTAGGCGCCGTAGAAAAGAAACATGTCATACAATGGTGGAGCTGAATAATAACACAAGGAGGGGTCAGCAATCAAAAAAGGAAGCCCAGTCACACAGAGGGGGTGAGGGCGGGCGAAAGAGAGAAACCAAGAGCGACTCGGGGGAAGAGAAAACGTTCGGGGGGTGTTATGGGTTGAGATGTGGGCGAGAGGGGCTGAAAGAGGGCAAATGGCTGGGAAGAAGCAAAGAGGGGCACAGACGAATGAAAAGGGCCAAAAAAGAGTGTCTCTCTGTTGAGGCAGTTGAGCATGACCATTGAGGCCTCAGGATGGGGAGGGAGAAAGGGAAGAAGAGACACTGAACAAAAATCACAGCGCTGAGCTCTTCCCCTGTCGCCTTTTTCCCAGGACTTCTGATTTGTCAGTTGGACCTTGGACTGCTTCCACGTGCACGGCCATGTTTCGGGAGAAAGGCATCTAGAAAAGTGTTTGATTG from the Carassius carassius chromosome 7, fCarCar2.1, whole genome shotgun sequence genome contains:
- the fgf8b gene encoding fibroblast growth factor 8b; the protein is MRLKSSRLGYLLLQFMTLCFYTQMTMQSVSVPNFKHHVTEQSRLSDRTSRRLTRTYQLYSRTSGKHVQVLGNKRVNANGEDGDIHAKLVVETDTFGSRVRIRGAKTGYYICMNKRGKLIGRRKGRGRDCIFTEIVLENNYTALQNAKYKGWYMAFTRKGRPRKATQTQQHQREAHFMKRLPRGHLLTEQKPFDLIPYPPNKRTKHHQRTSMN